A stretch of the Denticeps clupeoides chromosome 6, fDenClu1.1, whole genome shotgun sequence genome encodes the following:
- the LOC114792767 gene encoding LOW QUALITY PROTEIN: RNA-binding protein lark (The sequence of the model RefSeq protein was modified relative to this genomic sequence to represent the inferred CDS: inserted 4 bases in 2 codons) translates to MVKIFVGNVTSSTTEEELRKLFETYGTVSDCDILQNYGFVHMDEEEGARKAVAALHKHELNGSRLTVQYATTKVRNATKIYVGNVPEGVTAAKVRELFQPYGKVVECDVVKNYAFVHMQRENEALEAISQLNHTKLDDQKIFVSLSRSNPGKNGRGDGYLPPPPPPXPHHPYPPHPHYLPPRPPLGDHFPPRNRXPPPPPLPPPPPRSYYERDMYERGLRHDPYAAAAAPRYFERDPYDRRIPPPQRPISPAMSPRYYRERSPMGNRRSLLPPPPTSAPFNRNSAGAVPPPPPPPPPPASSAMPASAHYQRYSLATGFDKDDYFDDKYSNGFNRAY, encoded by the exons atggttaAGATTTTTGTTGGTAACGTAACATCCTCCACCACAGAGGAGGAGTTGCGCAAGCTTTTCGAGACCTACGGCACTGTCTCGGACTGTGATATCCTCCAGAACTATGGCTTTGTGCACATGGACGAAGAGGAAGGTGCCCGGAAGGCCGTGGCTGCGCTGCACAAGCATGAGCTCAATGGCTCTCGCCTCACCGTGCAATACGCCACCACCAAGGTGCGCAACGCCACCAAGATCTACGTGGGCAACGTGCCCGAGGGTGTGACAGCGGCCAAGGTGAGGGAGCTCTTCCAGCCGTATGGCAAGGTGGTGGAGTGTGATGTTGTGAAGAACTACGCTTTCGTCCACATGCAAAGGGAGAACGAGGCTCTGGAGGCCATCTCCCAGCTTAACCACACCAAGCTGGACGACCAGAAGATCTTCGTGTCCCTGTCACGCAGCAATCCGGGCAAGAATGGACGAGGGGACGGTTAcctgcctcctcctccccctcc cccccatCACCCGTACCCACCACATCCTCACTACctccccccccgccccccgctCGGTGACCACTTCCCCCCACGCAAccg ccctccccctcctcctctcccgccACCGCCTCCCCGCTCCTACTACGAGCGCGACATGTACGAGAGGGGCCTACGCCACGACCCATACGCCGCTGCCGCCGCACCGCGTTATTTCGAGCGGGACCCGTACGACCGACGCATTCCGCCCCCGCAGCGCCCGATCTCCCCAGCCATGAGTCCGCGCTACTACCGGGAACGCAGCCCAATGGGCAACCGCCGGTCTCTGTTGCCCCCGCCGCCGACCTCCGCTCCCTTCAACCGCAACAGTGCCGGCGCTGTGCCGCCaccgcctcctcctccgcctccgcCCGCCTCTTCTGCCATGCCTGCTTCTGCCCATTACCAGCGCTACTCTCTGGCCACTGGCTTTGATAAGGACGATTACTTTGATGACAAGTATAGCAATGGATTCAACAGGGCGTACTGA